CTTTACTGATATAAAAGAGAATTTAACAGATATAAAAGAGGACCTGACAAGCATAAAAAGTAACTTAGCGAATATAAAGGAGATTTTGGAGAGATAAAGCAAAAGTTCACAGATTAAATTGAAAAAGTGGAATAGTACCAGTTATATAAGCTCGACCTATAAGCTCAGTCATATAAAAGTTCAGTCATACAAGACGCTTATACCTGCAGCAAATAAGAACGAGTGAGAGGACGGATACTAGAAACTCATTCACTGATCCAGGCTTTTGCTTCAGAGAGTTTTTCGTTTTTATATGTTCTCACCGGAAAGGGAATGATAAACTTAAAGAGCCCAACTGCACTGTTCATCCAGTCCACATCAGAAACAACTGCGATTTTTTCAAACGCTGTAAGGTTCCTTATGCCAACCTTAGCATCCTCCAACATGGCACTGATGGTGAACCACTCGAGTTCTTTATCCATCTGGTAAAGCATTCGGATCTTTCCATACTTTTGTATCTTATCTTCAATAGCAGGAATTAGCACCTTGCTGTAATCGTCCCCGGTTACCTCTCCACTTACTCTAACTGCTACTACATTATCCGGCAAACCCTCTATAATCTCTATCATTTAACTCCCCCTTTCAATATACCCTTTAATTCTGATTTTGTTTATTATTTTGAACGAATATAAGTTTTGACCCGATCCAGTTCAGGCTTCACGGGGCAAAGAATCTATTTATCACTAAAGGTTCAATCTTTCCTGAGGAAAAGATAAACTGGGTATGGGGTACTGGCTCTGGAAGACAATATAATAGAGGTAAATGGTCTTGAATATTTTTTCGGCGAGATAAAAGCTGTCGATAATATCAGTTTTACGGTGAAAAAAGGGGAAATTTTCTCCTTCCTGGGACCGAATGGAGCAGGGAAAAGTACTGTGATTAATATTCTTACCACGCTGCTGCCCGTTCAGAAAGGAAACGTGAAAATTGCGGGCTACGATTTGAAAAAAGAGCCCGAGAAGGTCAGGGAGGCTATAGGGATTGTTTTTCAGGAACTGACTCTTGACAGGGATATGACCGTGAAGGAAATCCTGGAATATCACGGGAGGCTTTATTCCATGCCAAAAGCTGCAAGGCAGGAGAGAATTGATGAGCTTCTCGAACTGGTAGAACTTGAAGGAAAGAGGGATACTCTGACAAGGCATCTAAGCGGCGGGATGAAGCGCAGGCTTGAGATTGCACGGGGGCTTATGACCCGACCGAAAGTGCTTTTCATGGATGAGCCTACATTAGGGCTTGACCCTCAGACACGAATAAGGATCTGGGATTATGTAAGAGATATAAACCAGAAGGGGACGACCATTTTCCTGACAACCCATTATATGGATGAAGCCGACCAGCTAAGTTACAGGATAAGCATTATTGATCACGGGAAGATTGTTGTCACAGGCCGGCCCTGGGAGTTAAAAAACGCGCTTGGCCAGGATCTCATATATCTTGAAACCAGCGACAACTGGACTGCTTCAGACCTGTTGAAGAAGCTAGAGAGTGTAAAAGGAGTACGGGAAAAATCAAAAGGAATAATTGCTATGGTCAATGTGGATGGCACCTACCTGCTGCCCGAGATAATAGATAAGCTTAAAAGCGGAGGAATAAGGATCAGAGCCGTAAACCTGAAAAAACCGTCAATGGATGATGTTTTTGTCCATTATACAGGCAGGGAACTGCGGGATACCGGCATGGAAAAAGGCTCGACTGTGTCCCAGAGGGCGAGGGGGCGCTAAAGATGCATACAGGCTTCCTTACCATCTACTGGCGGGATATGCTAAGGTTTGTCCGGTTCAGGACTCTTCTGTTTGCTTCACTTGTCCAGCCTGCTCTCTGGCTTGCCTTCTTCGGAATCGCAATGTCAAACAACTTTGAAAGATTGACTGCAACCATGCCAGCCACTCCTGGGGTCAGGACTGTGGGTTACCTGACATTTATAGGCGCAGGCGTTATTGCCATGACCACGCTTTTTACAAGCCTTTTCGGGGGGACAGTTCTGCTTTTTGATAAAAACTGGGGGCTTATGCGGGAGACACTCTCAAGTCCTCTGCCTAGAATCCATATAATCATAGGGATAGGGCTTTCAGCTATGACGAAATCTCTTATCCAGGCCAGTGTTATAATGGGGTTCGGGCTTCTGCTTGGAGTCCAGTTCTTTGAAGGATATACTCCTGCGCAAACTATCTTCTCGCTACTAGGGATTGGGCTTTTCATAGGAGTATTTTCGCTCGGGTTTCTATTCCTTTCAGCTGCAATAGCCATAACAATGGAAAGTCCGGAAGGAATGCAGGCTGTAATAACCCTGCTTACCATGCCTTTCTTTTTCACGAGCAATGCGCTTTATCCTGTGAACTCTTTTCCTCCTGTGCTCCGGGCTCTATCCACAATCAATCCTCTAACGCATATTGTCAGCGGGATAAGATACTTTGCAATAGGGAGCGATTTTTCATCAATCGGACTCCGTTATACTTATACTCAACAGGGAACCCTTATTTCCTTCATGGCTCTGCTGGCTTTTGCGGGAATAATGTTCCTTATTGCAAGGTGGAGGTTTACCAAGGTTACAGTCACATGAGCTGTAAACCTTATTCAAAGAACCTTTTTTCAGAAACTTAATTTCAAAAAATATATCCCTTTTTTACCCGTTTTACCTTTGATTAAATAAAAAACGATTAGATAAAAATAAACTGCTCAAGAGTGAAATGATTAAAGAAGCAAAACAATAGAAGAAATAAAACAAACAAAGAAAAACAAGCGATAAAAATAAGATAAACGCATAAAAGGGATAGCAATGAGTTTAGCAGGTCAAACAGCTCTTGTAACCGGGGGGAGCAAAGGGATAGGAAGAGCTATCTGTCTTGCTCTGGCAAAAGAAGGAGCAAACGTCATCATTGCAGCAAGGAATGAGAATGAGATAGAAGAGACAGTAGATAAGTTAAAATCAATGGGTAGTAAAGCCATGGCTATTCAGGCTGATGTCCGCAGTGAAGAGGACGTAAGGCGTCTTATCTCAACGACAATCGATAAATGCGGCAGGCTTGATATCCTTATCAACAATGCAGGAGTGGCTACAAGAAAAGGCTGGAGGAAACCACTCTGCAAGAATACGACAAGATTATGGATACCAATTTAAAAGGAGTTTTTCTCTGCACAAAATATGCGATTCCATATATAAGAGAAAGTAAGAACGGAAAAATCATCAATATATCTTCAGTAGGGGGATTACACGGGCTTCCGGAATTTTCTGTGTACTGCGCCTCGAAGTTCGGGGTAAACGGCTTAACTGAATCCATTGCCGCCGAACTGGAAGGAGAAATAAAAGTCTACGCAGTCTGTCCGGGTGCCGTGGATACGGACATGTACAGGTCAATTTATGCAGAGAGACCTCCACTCAAACCCGAGCATATTGCAGAAAAGGTTCTGGAACTTGCCTCGCCTGATTCAAGAGTTACATCAGGCAAGATAATCGAGATTCAGGTCCCTCCAATCCCTCAGCTTTGATTGTGAGAGAGCAGGGCATAGTCCGGCAATTCTGGCGAACTTACAATATTTTTGTCAGGTATTACTGCACTCTTTTGCCAGAATTGATTTTCCTTCTTTGAGCTTGCTAATTAATTTTAATAATTGATAATTTGCTTGCACGAAAGTATGTATTTATTACTTTTTCACATATTTTATCCTTCCTTTTTTCTATAATTGCAACCATTCCACCAATTATCTCTATCCTTTCATCAACTGAGAATATCTCGGTCTCAAAAATCATCTTCTATTGAATTTTTCCCTTCTGATATCCTGTCTCATCTTCATGCATCTCATCGTTTATGATAAGACACCATATTATTGCTGGAATTTTTCCTTACCAGTGCGATAGCGCGTTTGTGAAGTCTTGCAGCCTGAATTGAAGGATAAGCCCAGGTAGGTGAGAAAGATTTTACAGATTTTAGAACAGGATGTGAACTTATATATAATTCTTATACAGAATAATAAAAGCCAGATATATAGCAACAAAGTAAAAGAGGGGCTTGGGTATGCAACAGATATTTCCAGTAACTGGGTTATATGAAATTCAAACTTGTGTTTAAAAGCTTAAAGGAGAGAAAATTATGAGATTTAAGCTAATTTTTATATTAGGTTTGATACTATTGTGTGCAATATTTGTAGCTTTTGCTTCTGAAGAGGGGGGAATAATCTTTACGAAAGAAGATGCAAAGCAAATAAAATACCCTGATCCCTCAACTGCAGACGTAAATATTAGTTTTGAGGATGCAAAAAACAAGCTAATCTCAGAAAATCCGGAAGTAACCAATGAATCTATTCATGGAGAGTTGATTGATGATGAAAATTTCGGGATAATCCGGAGAGTGAGCTCAAAAACAACTAATGGAAAAAGCATCTTTGCAGGAATAAATGCCTCTAATGGAGAGCTACTTTTTGTATATGATGGATCAAAGAATGTACAGGGCAGAGACAGTATAAGCAAAGATGATGCTCTGAAAATAGCAGAGGAATATATCAAATCCAGGATTTCAGCGGAAAAAATTAATGAGATTGAGCTTGAAGATGTAAATTACATAGGACCTGCTGCTGACGATCTGCCAGGAAATTATCATGTAAGTTATGCAAGAATTATCAGGGGAATACCTTCTTTATCCGATGGAATACTGCTTGATGTTAATGCAGAAACAGGCGAAGTTTTAAGCTATGACAAAAGCTGGTCTATGGATGAGGAAGAGATAGCACTCATTGATACTGAACCAAGCATTACGGATGAAAAAGCAGTTGAGATTCTCAAAGAATTCATGAGTAGCCAACCACCCATAGGAGAAGAAAAAGCAAGTACTGTAAAAGTTCTTTCGTCGAGCCTTGCCTGGAAAGAGGACAATGAAGATAAAACTCGTCTGGCATGGTGGATCCGGTTCATTGATTCAAGTTTTGAAAGAGATGACAGCCTTCCTGCTTCAGTATTAATTGACGCACATTCAGGAGAAATGTTGCTTTTTGATTATTCAAGAAATTAAATTCGAGATGATTATTCAAAAATTAAATTCGAAAGAGTTCTAATCTTTTTATTCCTCTTTTTTCTCTTTCTTTTTAATACTGAGATCGGACTTGACTACAGTTCAGAAATATTGCTTCCAAAGATATATCCTTATCCTGCCCAATAATTAATTAAGTGACTGTTAATGAAGTGACTGTAAAGTGACAGCTATGAAACTGAAGGGTCAGACAGCCATTGTAACCGGTGGGGGAAGAGGAATTGGCAGGGCTATCTGCCAGTCGCTGGCAGGAGAAGGAGCCAATATTGTAATTGTCGCAAGAACCGAGAGAGAAATTCGAGAAACTGCCAGGCTGGTGGAAAAGCAGGGTGTAAGGGCTCTTGCGGTAAAGACGGACATTAGAAAAGAAGAGGAGGTCATTAACATGGTTTCAAAGGCGGTGAATGCCTTTGGAAGAATTGACATCCTCGTAAATAATGCAGGAGTGGCATATGGAAAGTATCTTGTGGAGACTTCAACTGAAGAATATAATGAAATTATGGATACAAATGTAAAGGGAATGTTTTTCTGCACGAAGTACGCCCTTCCCCACCTGCTTAAAAGGGGAGAAGGCAGGATCGTAAATATATCATCAGGGGCAGGAAAGCGTGGCATACCAAAATTATCAATATACTGTGCCTCAAAATTTGCGGTAATCGGTTTTACGGAGTCTGTTGCCTACGAAACCGGAGGTGGGGTTCATGTATATGCGGTCTGCCCTGCTAGCGTGGATACCGGCATGTACCGGTCGCTGCATACCGATGAGCCAGTCCTCAAACCCGAAGATGTTGCAAAAAAGGTTCTGGAACTCTGTTTGCCTGAAACAACGCTTCCTTCAGGCTCCTCAGTCGAGATTTACAGGCGGCCTGTAAGGATAGTTTGATTTTGATATCTGTACAGAAAAGGAGCAGCTTATGAACTTAAGGTGGAATCATGTTTAAAAACCGTAAAGATGCAGGGGAGAAGCTTGCAAAAGCTCTTGAGAAATACAGGGAAGAAAATCCCGTTATTCTTGCAATCCCTCGCGGAGGAGTGGAAGTAGGACTGCAGGTTGCAGCAAAGCTTAATGCTGATTTTTCCCTCGTTATCGCAAGGAAACTGCCTTTTCCGGATAACCCCGAAGCCGGATTTGGGGCAATAGCCGAGGATGGGAGTACGTTTATTTTAGAAAGTGCATACTACTGGCTTGAAGGGGAAACTATTGAAAGGATAAAACAACAGCAGATTGCCGAGATAGAAAGGCGCATAAAAACCCTAAGAGGAGACAAGCCCCTGCCAGAGATCAGGGGAAGAACAGTTATCCTTATTGATGATGGCATTGCAATGGGGTCTACAATGCGGGCAGCCATTGAACTTTGCAGAAACAGAAAAGCCGGAAAAGTCGTGGTTGCAGTACCTGTAGCCGGAAGAGAGGTTGCAGAGGAACTTCAGAAGAAAGTGGATGATCTCATAGTGCTTGAAACTCCTGCATATTTCAGGGCTGTTGCTCAGGTTTATGAGAGATGGTACGATGTCTCGGATGAAGAGGTGCTTGACCTGCTCAGAGAGAGGATAAGGGAAAAAGAACAGAAAGATCAAGAATTTCATGGGCTGGAAGCCTGAAAAATATTATTCTCTATCAAACCTTCCTTTGCTGCCCCTATTGTAAGGATAAGGAAACCGCACACAGGAGAGAATAATACAAAAACCTGGCTTTTTTGGAGTTAACATTCTTATACTAATCTTTCTGTTTTTTTTGAGAAGATTCTGCAGCGAAATTCAATCATTTTATAGGGTTTACGTTATGAAAAAGGTCTTTTGAAAGAATCTTTTTGGAAATCTCCTTCTGAAAGCCAGGTTACTGATGCATATAAGTGTCACAGAGTAAAAATCATTGGTCAATAAGCTTTTCAAAAATCTTTTCTAAACATGCCTCAGAATTATACTGCCTTTAAGCTCCTTTTAGATATTCAATAAATTCCCTGAAAGGCACATCTGGATAAAAACTTTATGCTATTTTGAATAACGGAAAAGTTTTGTTCTTCCAGAATATCTCCTCATTGTCTTTACACTGGAGAATTGAAGTTATTAGCTTGAGATAACGAGTATAAATATACCAAATAGGCGTATATAGATCTATAGTTTATATAGAGATTCTTAAAGTATATGGAAACTATAAAATATAATGAAATTATCTGGAATACTATACGGATTCCAAATTTAAATAGGCACTTTGAAATTATAAAGATTTTACATAACGATTGATCAATAAAACTTAAAAATGTTGATTTTACGGTGATTATAAAGTTTATAACAATTATAAAAGTTGAAGTTTGAAATTTGTGGAGTAAGAAAAAATGGATATACTTATCATAGCACTTACTTTAGCAGGTCTTTACATGGCCTGGAATATAGGGGCAAATGACCTCGCAAATGCTATGGGAACCTCGGTTGGAACGGGATCCTTATCGATCAAACAAGTGGTCATTATTGCTGCTGTCTTTGAACTTTTAGGCGCCGTACTCTTCGGTGATCGTGTTACTGAGACAATTGCAAACGGCATTGTTCCCATTGATGCGGTCGGAAGCATCCATCCCAATATAGTTGCAGTTGGAATGCTGGCTGCAATTCTCGCAGCAAGCTTCTGGGTAACCCTTACAACCTTCTACAATCTCCCCGTTTCAACCAGCCATTCTATTGTTGGTTCTGTACTCGGCTTTGGGCTGGTTGCAGCCTACAACGGAACTATCTCTTTTTCTGACATCCACTGGGGAGAGATTTCAAAAATTGTTGCCAGCTGGTTTGTGTCTCCAGTTCTTGGGGCTATTTTTGCTTACGTGACCTTTTCTATAATAAGAAAGATTTACCTTCACAGAGCTATAGACCTGCCTTTCGTTGAGAAAAAATTCATATCCTTACAACTCATAACTGGTTGCTATATCGCATTTGCGCACGGATCAAATGATGTAGCAAACGCTGTAGGTCCTCTCGGTGCAGCGCTTAAGGTTATGGGAGTGGCAGGAACAGAAGCCGGAATCCCCATCTGGGTGCTTGTAATGGGAGGTCTTGGAATGGTAATAGGAATGGCCACCTGGGGTTATAAAGTGGTTCTAACCATCGGCTCCAAGATTACGGAACTAACTCCAACACGTGGTTTTTCTGCTCAGTTTGCAACAGCTTCTGTGGTTCTGCTTCACAGTTACAGTTCCCTCCCAATTTCGACTACACACACACTTGTAGGTTCGGTTATAGGGGTTGGGCTTGCAGGCGGAATTGCAGCGGTTGACCTGCGCGTGATATGGAGGATTATTTCTTCCTGGATAGCAACAGTTCCTATAGCTGCCCTTACATCAGCATTGATCTTTGTAGGGCTTGAGGTGATCTTCTTATGAAAGACTACATCCGCTCCGTCCTTGACGTGGTCGCTGAATCTCCCTTTGTGCCTCTGGAAGCACACGCTAAAAAGGGAGTGCTGGCAGTTGAAAAGCTGGCTGAAGCAATGGAAGCCTATTGTGAAGGAAATTATGCCATACTTGAAGAGAGGACAGAAGAGATTGACAAGCTGGAACATGAGGCTGACAAACTCAAACAGAAGATAAGGACAGGCATTCCCTCTTCAGTGAGGCTGCCAGTGAACAAAAAGGATCTTCTTTCTTTCCTTAAGCAGCAGGACTCCATTGCTGACTACGCCCAGGCTGCCGCCTACTGGATGACCCTTCGGCCCTGCAAAAACATTCCTGATAAGATTAAGGAAGGCTTTCTGGAGTTAATGGGCACCTCCCTGAAAACTGCAAGGCTATATGATGAACTCGTAGGCAAGCTTTACAAGCTTCTTGCAACTTCCTTCAGCAAGGAAGAAATAAAGGAGACAATGACCATAATTCCTGAAGTCGAAAAACTTGAGCATGATGTGGATGTGCTTGAAACAGCCCTTTTAAAAGAGATCTTCGAACATGAGGACACTATCGGAGGCGCGGGAGTTTGCCACCTTATGGGGCTTGTCGAAAGGATAGGAGGCATTGCCGATAAGTCCGCAAGCGCTGCTGATAGGCTGAGAACAATGATTTACAGGAGATGAGTTCTTACTTATTCTCTTTTTTCTTATTTTTTTTCTAATATAGCTTTCAACTATCGCTATTTAACTTGCCTTTTCTTGAACTTGCTTTCCTCTTTTCCTGCCATCTCATTTATCATTCTCAAATATGCTTTCCTCTTTTCCTGCCATCTCATTTATCATTTCTCAAACATGCTTTCCTAGCTTTACCGTCTGAGAGTTAGAATTTCAGCCGATAAGCTTTAACTTATCCACTTTTCTAATATGCTTTACTTTCAGACTCTACAAGCGCAGAAACAATCTCATTAAAAGATCAAATATTTAAAGAGAAGCAAATAAAGAGGGAAAGAAAAACGCCAGATTAAAAATATGAAAGAGAGGAAATTATGAGAAATAAAGTAACAATTTGCTTAGTCTTGCTGATTATTATTATAGTGAGTATGGGATGCACTTTTCAACCAGGTGGGCAACAGCAAAACAATTCACAAATTAATAATACGACTGATGAGGGTACTGAAGATCTTAGCGACATAGAAGGCATCTGGATGGGAAATTTAACAGTCCCAGGTGGGTTGCAGTTAAGGATAATATTCAATATTTTCACTAATCCTGATGGGTCTATCAATGCCAGCATGGATAGCCCTGATCAGGGAGTAAGCGGTATACCGGTTGATACTGTTAGTTATAAAGAAGGCAATTTGAGCCTTGAGGTGAAATCCATCGAGGGAAGTTTCGAAGGGGTATATAAGGAGAGTAGCGAGACTATTGAAGGAGAATGGAAACAGGCTGGATCAGCTTTCCCACTTATACTTAACAGGATTGAGAAGGTCCCTGAGGTGCAAAGACCTCAGGACCCTGTAAAACCATATCCATATACTGAAGAAGAGGTTATTTATGAAAATAAAGAAGCAGAAATAAAGCTGGCAGGAACATTAACGCTTCCACAGTCGGAGGGACCTTTCCCGGCAGTCATACTCATAACAGGTTCAGGACAGCAAAATCGTGATGAAGAGATCTTCGGCCACCGTCCGTTCCTTGTACTCTCAGATAATCTGACACGCCAGGGTATTGCCGTGCTTCGGGTAGATGATCGAGGTATTGGAGGATCGACTGGGAATTTTTCACAGGCTACAACTGAGGACTTTGCAGGAGATGTGCTTGCAGGCGTTGAATTTCTAAAAAACCGCACTGAAATAAATCCAGACCAAATAGGGTTGATAGGGCACAGCGAAGGAGGTCTGATTGCACCTATAGTGGCAGTAAAATCCCCAGACATTGCATTCATTGTACTGATGGCAGCCCCTGGGCTGACTGGAGAGGAAATTCTGTATATGCAAAGTGACCTGATTGCAAGAGCCGAGGGAGTAAGTAATGAGACTATTGCGCAAAATAGAGCTTTAATGAATAGAATGTTTTCTGTAGTAAAAGAAGAAGAAAATAACACAATTGCTGAGGAGAAGCTTCGTGAAATTCTAAGGGCTGAGCTGGCAAATTTGAGCGAAGAGGAAAAAGCAAATTTAGGCTATTCCGAGGCTGCTATTGACTCACAGGTAAAAGAACTCTCCTCACCGTGGATGCGCTTCTTCCTGATATATGACCCCAGGCCGACATTGATGAGAGTTAAATGCCCCGTACTGGCAATCAGTGGGGAAAAAGACCTTCAGGTTCCGCCTAAAGAAAACCTCCTCGCTATTGATGAGGCTCTCAGGGCAGGAGGCAATAAAGATTATTCAGTTAAAGAACTGCCAGGTCTCAACCATTTATTCCAGACCGCTAAAACAGGATCTCCCTCAGAGTACGCGAGAATAGAAGAAACTATCTCTCCGGTTGCTCTGGAGACTATCGGAAACTGGATTTCGGAGCATACACAGTAAAAATAAAAGTAAGCAAGTGAGAAGGAAATATGTACTGCAAATATAATAGTTAATATTTTCATATCATTTCCTTCTCCTTTTTGTATCTGGTCACAGTCTTTTTTGCTAATACTCTTTTATAAAAAGTTTTTATATTATAAGGGTATATCCGGAAATACCTGCAATAGGGGCTTTACAATCCCACGATGTTTCCAGAAAATGCTGATCAGGTTATACACCTTAATATTTTGAGAGGAACTGACAGGCTTTATAAAAAAATAGCGTAAAGAGCATTTTTAATGCTATTTTTTCCTTAAATGTATGAAATATGAGCTTCCTTTGTAGTTTTGGCATTTAAAAATTCAGTATGAAGAAAAATTCTCCATATGACTGGTTTGTTCGATTGCAAAAGACTGTATCAAGATTTTAGGACATATAACCTCCTTAAAAGTCTTAGATTTAGTCTTAAATTGATTTTTAACGGGGTTAAAAACAATCTATAATTTTATAATCTTTAATGTTTGAAAATAAAGCGTTATGAAGCTTTAAACTTCTTTTCAGGTTTCTATAATATACTATAGAAATAAGTATGTTTATATTTTAATTTATCCAGTTGGTTTTTGATTGCGAGTATTCTCGGATCAAATGTAAGCAAATTAGGAGGTAAAAAATGGATTTTAACAGAAAGTCAATCTGGAAAATTACAGCATCGGTTTCTGTTGTATTAATGTTATTAACTTTAGGAGTGTTTACAGCCTCGGCATGCCAAGCTGAGGAATCTCCTGCCTATTGTGATCAAAACAGCCCGTCCCCTGGCGACTATGACAAGAACTGTCTTGGAGACGATACATTTCCCTTACCCGCTAATGAATCTGTCAGCTGTAACGGCGGCTGCGACAAATCAAACTGCACTGGAGACTTCTGTGATGGCTGTACCGAAGCAGACTGTGAAGGCGACTGCTGTGATAAATGTACAGACGTCTGCGGTAAGGATAACTGCACCGGAGACTGCTGTGACGACTGTACCGAAAACTGTGATGACGGGGACTGTGCAGATTATTCCGAAGTGACAGAATGTAACGGCGACTGCTGTGAAAACTGTGTAGATGAATGTGGTCAGGCATGCGACCAGGAAAGCTGCACTGGCAACTTTGAAGAGACCTGTGATCAGACCGACTGCACGACTGGCTCTGAACAGGCGATATGCAGCAAATAAAATCTTTGAAAGGCCCCAATCGCCTGTTCAAGCCTGGTAAAACCGGATTGAGAATTTCGAACGTGACAACCTTGAAAAACCCCTTCATTTCCAGAAATATAAATACAGTTTTTCGAAAT
This region of Methanosarcina flavescens genomic DNA includes:
- a CDS encoding SDR family NAD(P)-dependent oxidoreductase — protein: MKLKGQTAIVTGGGRGIGRAICQSLAGEGANIVIVARTEREIRETARLVEKQGVRALAVKTDIRKEEEVINMVSKAVNAFGRIDILVNNAGVAYGKYLVETSTEEYNEIMDTNVKGMFFCTKYALPHLLKRGEGRIVNISSGAGKRGIPKLSIYCASKFAVIGFTESVAYETGGGVHVYAVCPASVDTGMYRSLHTDEPVLKPEDVAKKVLELCLPETTLPSGSSVEIYRRPVRIV
- a CDS encoding inorganic phosphate transporter, with amino-acid sequence MDILIIALTLAGLYMAWNIGANDLANAMGTSVGTGSLSIKQVVIIAAVFELLGAVLFGDRVTETIANGIVPIDAVGSIHPNIVAVGMLAAILAASFWVTLTTFYNLPVSTSHSIVGSVLGFGLVAAYNGTISFSDIHWGEISKIVASWFVSPVLGAIFAYVTFSIIRKIYLHRAIDLPFVEKKFISLQLITGCYIAFAHGSNDVANAVGPLGAALKVMGVAGTEAGIPIWVLVMGGLGMVIGMATWGYKVVLTIGSKITELTPTRGFSAQFATASVVLLHSYSSLPISTTHTLVGSVIGVGLAGGIAAVDLRVIWRIISSWIATVPIAALTSALIFVGLEVIFL
- a CDS encoding phosphoribosyltransferase, with product MFKNRKDAGEKLAKALEKYREENPVILAIPRGGVEVGLQVAAKLNADFSLVIARKLPFPDNPEAGFGAIAEDGSTFILESAYYWLEGETIERIKQQQIAEIERRIKTLRGDKPLPEIRGRTVILIDDGIAMGSTMRAAIELCRNRKAGKVVVAVPVAGREVAEELQKKVDDLIVLETPAYFRAVAQVYERWYDVSDEEVLDLLRERIREKEQKDQEFHGLEA
- a CDS encoding alpha/beta hydrolase family protein; this translates as MRNKVTICLVLLIIIIVSMGCTFQPGGQQQNNSQINNTTDEGTEDLSDIEGIWMGNLTVPGGLQLRIIFNIFTNPDGSINASMDSPDQGVSGIPVDTVSYKEGNLSLEVKSIEGSFEGVYKESSETIEGEWKQAGSAFPLILNRIEKVPEVQRPQDPVKPYPYTEEEVIYENKEAEIKLAGTLTLPQSEGPFPAVILITGSGQQNRDEEIFGHRPFLVLSDNLTRQGIAVLRVDDRGIGGSTGNFSQATTEDFAGDVLAGVEFLKNRTEINPDQIGLIGHSEGGLIAPIVAVKSPDIAFIVLMAAPGLTGEEILYMQSDLIARAEGVSNETIAQNRALMNRMFSVVKEEENNTIAEEKLREILRAELANLSEEEKANLGYSEAAIDSQVKELSSPWMRFFLIYDPRPTLMRVKCPVLAISGEKDLQVPPKENLLAIDEALRAGGNKDYSVKELPGLNHLFQTAKTGSPSEYARIEETISPVALETIGNWISEHTQ
- a CDS encoding SpoIIAA family protein codes for the protein MIEIIEGLPDNVVAVRVSGEVTGDDYSKVLIPAIEDKIQKYGKIRMLYQMDKELEWFTISAMLEDAKVGIRNLTAFEKIAVVSDVDWMNSAVGLFKFIIPFPVRTYKNEKLSEAKAWISE
- a CDS encoding ABC transporter permease codes for the protein MHTGFLTIYWRDMLRFVRFRTLLFASLVQPALWLAFFGIAMSNNFERLTATMPATPGVRTVGYLTFIGAGVIAMTTLFTSLFGGTVLLFDKNWGLMRETLSSPLPRIHIIIGIGLSAMTKSLIQASVIMGFGLLLGVQFFEGYTPAQTIFSLLGIGLFIGVFSLGFLFLSAAIAITMESPEGMQAVITLLTMPFFFTSNALYPVNSFPPVLRALSTINPLTHIVSGIRYFAIGSDFSSIGLRYTYTQQGTLISFMALLAFAGIMFLIARWRFTKVTVT
- a CDS encoding YcdB/YcdC domain-containing protein, giving the protein MRFKLIFILGLILLCAIFVAFASEEGGIIFTKEDAKQIKYPDPSTADVNISFEDAKNKLISENPEVTNESIHGELIDDENFGIIRRVSSKTTNGKSIFAGINASNGELLFVYDGSKNVQGRDSISKDDALKIAEEYIKSRISAEKINEIELEDVNYIGPAADDLPGNYHVSYARIIRGIPSLSDGILLDVNAETGEVLSYDKSWSMDEEEIALIDTEPSITDEKAVEILKEFMSSQPPIGEEKASTVKVLSSSLAWKEDNEDKTRLAWWIRFIDSSFERDDSLPASVLIDAHSGEMLLFDYSRN
- a CDS encoding ATP-binding cassette domain-containing protein → MEDNIIEVNGLEYFFGEIKAVDNISFTVKKGEIFSFLGPNGAGKSTVINILTTLLPVQKGNVKIAGYDLKKEPEKVREAIGIVFQELTLDRDMTVKEILEYHGRLYSMPKAARQERIDELLELVELEGKRDTLTRHLSGGMKRRLEIARGLMTRPKVLFMDEPTLGLDPQTRIRIWDYVRDINQKGTTIFLTTHYMDEADQLSYRISIIDHGKIVVTGRPWELKNALGQDLIYLETSDNWTASDLLKKLESVKGVREKSKGIIAMVNVDGTYLLPEIIDKLKSGGIRIRAVNLKKPSMDDVFVHYTGRELRDTGMEKGSTVSQRARGR
- a CDS encoding TIGR00153 family protein; translation: MKDYIRSVLDVVAESPFVPLEAHAKKGVLAVEKLAEAMEAYCEGNYAILEERTEEIDKLEHEADKLKQKIRTGIPSSVRLPVNKKDLLSFLKQQDSIADYAQAAAYWMTLRPCKNIPDKIKEGFLELMGTSLKTARLYDELVGKLYKLLATSFSKEEIKETMTIIPEVEKLEHDVDVLETALLKEIFEHEDTIGGAGVCHLMGLVERIGGIADKSASAADRLRTMIYRR